Proteins co-encoded in one Spirosoma endbachense genomic window:
- a CDS encoding FtsK/SpoIIIE family DNA translocase — protein MAQPTISSRQNTVRQPTPDRNRQNAPRPSRDNGSAGRLREPRPSFDWGAALDSWFSDQRSTLTLGVLLMLLAVGLFVAFISYLITGQADQSVVGSAFSQPLAESGPETRNWVGLVGAFVAHVFVFRWFGVGALTLPIIMFLAGYKLTLRRELLPLSRATAGLLFLSVWSSLLLGYIVLVTDSAETDSIWCGGIGYEFNVALYSLFGWGNLAFIGFVLFLFVVYFFDVRNIKLPSFSAPNLAGSVRPKSPKRPDDTLQSYEESEADYEETVPDYTAPIDFSHSVPVPEDDISSPSNPLSDVNHQEASVPEIIAKSTGVTLTIKNRESVTDDPVSEPEELGATPAPTFEPDPFEDDDLVATHGLYDPTLDLPQYQYPTNDLLTEYQNTRKAQVSEDELTANKERIETTLRNFGIEIDSIQASIGPTVTLYEIVPAKGVRISKIKSLEDDIALNLSALGIRIIAPMPGMGTIGIEVPNKNREMVSMRSVITSDIFTSSKFDLPIVLGKTISNEIYVADLAKMPHLLMAGATGQGKSVGLNVLLTSLIYKKHPSQLKLVLVDPKKVELTLFNKLERHFLAKLPDSEEPIITDTKKVVNTLNSLCIEMDNRYNLLKDGGCRNLKEYNAKFVKRRLNPEKGHRFLPYIVLIVDELADLMMTAGKEVEQPIARLAQLARAIGIHLVVATQRPSVNVITGLIKANFPARLSFKVTSKIDSRTILDTGGAEQLVGMGDMLLSSNSDIIRLQCPFVDTNEIEDLCDFVGNQRGYDEAYALPEFIGDDGGQSDDKDVDLDNRDPMFDEAARLIVIHQQGSTSLIQRKLKLGYNRAGRLIDQLEAAKIVGSFEGSKARDVLVQDLQMLEEILKRLKGD, from the coding sequence ATGGCACAACCTACGATATCATCACGACAGAATACAGTTCGTCAGCCTACTCCAGATCGCAACCGACAGAACGCGCCCCGACCAAGCCGCGACAACGGCTCGGCAGGTCGTCTGCGGGAGCCGCGACCATCTTTTGACTGGGGAGCCGCGCTGGATAGTTGGTTTAGCGACCAGCGCTCAACCCTCACGTTAGGCGTTTTACTTATGCTGCTGGCAGTTGGCCTATTCGTTGCCTTTATATCATACCTGATTACCGGCCAGGCCGATCAGAGTGTAGTTGGCTCGGCGTTTTCTCAGCCATTGGCCGAATCAGGTCCTGAAACCCGCAACTGGGTTGGTCTGGTAGGTGCTTTCGTTGCCCATGTATTTGTGTTCCGATGGTTCGGCGTTGGCGCATTGACACTGCCCATCATTATGTTTTTGGCGGGCTATAAACTTACCCTCCGCCGAGAACTATTACCACTGAGTCGGGCTACGGCGGGTTTGCTTTTTCTGTCGGTCTGGAGCAGTTTGCTACTGGGTTATATTGTTCTCGTTACCGATTCTGCTGAAACGGACAGCATCTGGTGTGGCGGCATTGGCTATGAGTTCAATGTTGCGCTCTATAGCCTGTTTGGCTGGGGGAATCTGGCATTTATTGGCTTTGTTTTGTTTCTGTTCGTCGTTTATTTCTTCGATGTCAGAAATATAAAACTCCCCAGTTTTTCCGCGCCTAACCTGGCCGGTAGCGTTCGCCCGAAATCGCCTAAACGCCCTGACGATACGCTACAATCGTATGAAGAGAGCGAAGCGGACTATGAGGAAACGGTTCCGGATTATACAGCTCCGATTGATTTTTCGCACTCAGTACCTGTTCCTGAAGACGATATTTCTTCGCCCAGTAATCCATTGAGTGATGTGAATCATCAGGAGGCATCAGTGCCTGAAATTATTGCGAAGTCGACGGGCGTTACCCTGACGATCAAAAACCGGGAATCGGTCACTGATGATCCGGTATCTGAACCCGAAGAACTTGGCGCAACGCCAGCGCCGACCTTTGAACCAGATCCATTCGAAGACGATGATCTGGTTGCTACTCATGGTCTCTATGACCCAACTCTCGACCTGCCCCAATATCAATACCCAACGAATGACCTGCTTACCGAATACCAGAACACACGCAAGGCGCAGGTTTCGGAAGATGAGCTGACAGCCAATAAAGAACGCATTGAAACCACGCTGCGTAATTTTGGTATTGAAATCGACTCCATTCAGGCATCGATCGGGCCAACGGTCACGCTTTATGAAATTGTTCCGGCCAAAGGCGTCCGAATTTCTAAAATCAAAAGCCTTGAAGACGACATAGCGCTTAACCTGTCGGCGCTGGGCATTCGGATCATTGCGCCAATGCCGGGCATGGGTACTATTGGTATTGAGGTGCCGAACAAGAATCGTGAAATGGTCTCGATGCGATCGGTTATCACGAGCGACATTTTTACGAGCAGTAAATTCGATTTACCGATCGTATTGGGCAAGACCATATCCAACGAGATTTACGTTGCTGACCTGGCTAAAATGCCGCACTTGCTGATGGCTGGGGCTACCGGTCAGGGTAAATCGGTGGGATTAAATGTGCTGCTCACCTCGCTGATTTACAAAAAGCATCCGTCGCAGCTAAAATTGGTACTTGTAGACCCCAAAAAGGTCGAACTGACGTTGTTCAATAAGCTCGAACGGCATTTTCTGGCAAAGCTCCCCGATTCGGAGGAGCCGATTATTACCGATACGAAAAAGGTCGTAAACACCCTTAATTCGCTGTGCATCGAGATGGATAATCGGTACAACCTGCTAAAAGATGGCGGTTGCCGGAATCTGAAAGAATACAATGCGAAGTTTGTAAAACGTCGGTTGAACCCCGAAAAAGGCCACCGCTTTCTTCCCTACATTGTCTTAATTGTCGATGAGCTGGCCGATTTGATGATGACTGCTGGCAAAGAAGTGGAGCAACCCATTGCCCGACTGGCGCAGTTAGCACGGGCTATCGGGATTCACCTGGTTGTGGCTACGCAACGTCCGTCGGTGAATGTTATTACCGGTCTGATCAAAGCGAACTTCCCGGCCCGTCTATCGTTTAAAGTAACATCGAAGATCGATTCACGGACAATTCTGGATACAGGCGGAGCAGAGCAGTTAGTCGGTATGGGAGATATGTTGCTTTCGTCGAACTCCGATATTATCCGCTTACAGTGTCCATTTGTGGATACCAACGAAATTGAAGATCTCTGCGATTTTGTAGGTAATCAGCGCGGCTATGATGAGGCTTATGCGTTACCGGAATTTATTGGCGATGATGGAGGTCAGAGCGACGATAAAGACGTAGATCTCGACAATCGGGACCCAATGTTTGATGAGGCCGCCCGGCTGATTGTTATTCATCAGCAGGGAAGTACGTCACTCATTCAGCGCAAACTCAAGCTTGGCTACAACCGCGCCGGGCGGCTTATCGACCAATTAGAAGCGGCCAAAATTGTGGGGTCTTTTGAGGGCAGCAAAGCCCGCGATGTACTCGTTCAGGATCTGCAAATGCTGGAAGAAATCCTGAAACGCCTGAAGGGAGACTAG
- a CDS encoding LolA family protein, producing the protein MKKVAWMLGLAVVMALPAVAQKDKRAKGILDAMSKQYKSLKSYQATFTYASVGAGANESYKGDLSVKNSKFRLKLGGQEVFSDGQTMSTYIKESNEVNVQDYEDGAAGELNPTQIYTIYKRGFDYRFLKEQKQNGRTLEVIELTPNRQKSPISTIQISVDKADKSVRNWLIINKDGKRTTYTITKFTPNANVADSDFIFDKSKYPGVEVVDLR; encoded by the coding sequence ATGAAAAAAGTAGCATGGATGCTGGGGCTGGCAGTAGTGATGGCACTACCCGCAGTAGCTCAGAAGGATAAGCGGGCGAAGGGCATTCTGGATGCAATGAGCAAACAGTATAAATCCCTGAAATCATACCAGGCCACCTTCACCTATGCCAGTGTCGGAGCTGGGGCAAATGAATCCTATAAGGGTGACTTAAGCGTAAAGAATTCGAAGTTCCGGTTGAAACTAGGAGGCCAGGAAGTTTTCTCCGACGGGCAAACGATGTCTACCTACATCAAAGAATCCAATGAAGTGAATGTACAGGATTATGAAGATGGCGCTGCTGGCGAACTTAATCCTACCCAGATTTACACCATCTATAAACGTGGGTTCGATTACCGTTTTTTAAAGGAGCAAAAGCAGAACGGCCGTACCCTCGAAGTCATCGAACTGACTCCAAACCGGCAGAAGAGCCCAATTTCAACCATTCAGATTTCGGTAGACAAAGCCGACAAATCAGTTCGTAACTGGCTGATCATTAATAAAGACGGCAAGCGAACTACCTACACTATTACGAAGTTTACGCCGAACGCCAATGTAGCCGATTCGGATTTCATCTTCGACAAATCAAAGTATCCGGGCGTTGAAGTCGTTGACCTCCGGTAA
- a CDS encoding quinone-dependent dihydroorotate dehydrogenase — translation MYKRIILPLLFRFDAETIHHTVTTLLKFTLAIPGVSAICRKLYVLDDQRLHRTVFGLTFPNPVGMAAGFDKNADLVSELSDLGFGFVEIGTVTPRPQPGNPRPRLFRLKADGGLINRMGFNNKGAGPAGGRLRHFAQNRGGRNVIIGGNIGKNKDTPNESALNDYLISFRELFDAVDYFVVNVSSPNTPGLRDLQEKEPLTHLLTALQTENRQRPSPKPILLKIAPDLTNGQLDDIISIVAETGIAGVIATNTTISRDGLQTNAATVSQIGAGGVSGRPLRERSTEVIRYLHQQSGGAFPIIGVGGIFSAEDAQEKLSAGASLVQVYTSFIYEGPGLAKRINRAILNGTVTSTLPTA, via the coding sequence ATGTATAAGCGCATCATTCTGCCTTTGTTATTCCGTTTTGATGCGGAAACGATTCACCATACCGTAACGACGCTGCTTAAGTTTACCCTGGCTATTCCAGGTGTATCGGCAATTTGCCGTAAGCTATATGTGCTCGACGATCAGCGTTTACACCGCACGGTCTTCGGTCTTACCTTTCCAAATCCGGTAGGTATGGCCGCAGGATTCGATAAAAATGCCGATCTGGTCAGCGAATTGAGCGATCTGGGATTTGGTTTTGTCGAAATCGGAACCGTGACCCCCCGGCCTCAGCCCGGCAACCCGCGTCCACGCTTATTCCGGCTAAAAGCCGATGGCGGGCTCATCAATCGAATGGGATTCAACAACAAAGGGGCAGGTCCAGCTGGCGGAAGGCTCCGCCACTTTGCCCAAAATCGGGGTGGCCGAAACGTGATTATTGGTGGCAATATTGGCAAGAATAAAGATACTCCGAACGAAAGTGCCCTGAATGATTACCTGATCAGTTTTCGGGAGTTGTTCGATGCTGTCGATTATTTTGTTGTCAACGTTAGTTCACCCAATACCCCAGGTCTGCGCGACCTTCAGGAAAAAGAACCGCTAACCCACCTGCTGACAGCGCTACAAACCGAAAATCGCCAACGGCCCTCCCCTAAACCGATCCTGCTGAAAATAGCCCCGGATTTAACCAATGGGCAACTCGATGACATTATTAGCATTGTAGCCGAAACAGGTATCGCTGGCGTTATTGCCACCAATACGACCATAAGCCGCGATGGTTTGCAGACAAACGCGGCAACAGTATCGCAGATAGGTGCGGGCGGAGTTAGCGGACGACCATTACGCGAACGGTCAACTGAAGTGATTCGATACCTTCATCAGCAATCGGGTGGTGCATTTCCGATTATTGGCGTTGGGGGAATTTTTTCGGCCGAAGATGCCCAGGAGAAACTTAGTGCCGGAGCAAGCTTAGTTCAGGTATATACAAGTTTCATTTATGAAGGACCGGGCCTGGCTAAGCGTATTAATCGGGCAATTCTGAACGGAACGGTTACTTCGACTCTGCCAACTGCTTGA